The following nucleotide sequence is from Leopardus geoffroyi isolate Oge1 chromosome D4, O.geoffroyi_Oge1_pat1.0, whole genome shotgun sequence.
ccctccccatccctctcagTTCCACCCCAGGCTTCTGCACAGCCATTGGTGAGACCCAGACCATCatcggcggtggggggggggggggggggggggggggctggtggtgGTAAAATGCTGTATTTAGGTAGAGTGTAATGGGTCCTGATTCCTAACAAACTTCTGGACATACCCACACCCAGCCTCCGACATGTAACACTTTCTCAGACATTCAGTCTGTTTCCTAGATGCACTAACTTCTAAATTCTTAAGAGCTTTACAGATGTCCTTCACTGCCCCTACCCACTGAGACCCTATGATGCACTGATCTCTGATTCCCCAGCGTGTTTACTTTAATCTACCAAGTCTTGACTGTTCCACACTTAGATTATTAGATGCTTGACCTTGCCATCCTGTTGACATGTTTCTGGTTAACACTGGATTTCTTTAGAGAAATCCCTGATCCTAGCCCTGTgacttcttctcttcttcctgaataccactttttccccccatttgcTAACCATATCCTGCATTGGTTTTTACTCCTGCCTTCTAATGCCTCCCCacctttatctgtttttttccacAGTGTCCCTGAAGTGGAGATTGCATTTTGAATTTGTAACATCGCGAGAACCAGGTTTGGTGCTCCTACCTCCCTTGGAACAGCCTGAGCCTGTCACCTGGACAGGACCTGAGCAAGTGCCCGTAGACACCTTCAGCTGGGACCTTCCAATCAAGGTGCTGCCCACAAGCCCTACCCTGGCCTCATAtgcagccccaggccccagcaccAGCACCATAACCATCTGAAACTGACTCACCACGACGCTATCTTTCTTCAGGATACTGAGAACTCAGCACCTGGACTCTATAGTAGGGCCCATTTTCCCCACCTGGGTCCAGTGGCATGGACAATGAGAGGCAGGCTTTTAGCTGtagcattaatttatttattcagaataaATTGGCAGCTGCTAGTGGTTTCCCTGGAAGTGGCAGCAGCAGTGGGCAGTTAGCGGAAGGGTGATCGGTTGAGTTTAGTtggagtggggagcaggggccCCAGGGGCAGGGGTGTTGGCTGAGCCCCATTCAGGGTCAGGCCCTCCCCCTTTGCAGGGCAGCCGAGGGTCAGATTTTTGCACCAGGGAGAATTGACAGGTTCCTGCCTCCTGACGTACCTCACACCCCGCGGGGAAGTCGATGGGATGCTGAGACCTGGGGAAGCAAAGCATGGGAAAGGAGTCAGCATGGTGAAGGCCCCCTTTATCCCTGCCctactttccttctctgccagCATTCTTCCCATGTCTTTAGTGCCCTCTTGTTCCCTGTGACTAAGCCCTGGCCTGCCATATAtggattttttcatttcatagcaGAAATATTTTCCCTCCAGACCGCCCCCTACATCCCTCACTTCGTAGCCTGcagccttctctctttctctcactcttgtTGGTACCTTCAGGTTCAGCCAACCTCATACCtctattctgttcattttccCACCACAACAGTCTGGTTATACCCTGGCAGTCTGTGGTCACTCACGTGTCACAGCAGCCCACACCGACGGGATGCAGACAGGTACAATGGAAACAGTCCTTGCGGAGCCAAGACTCACCGAGGGTAAAATATTTCCCTTCATAGTGGCAGGGGGCTAGGGAAGAACAGGAGATGTTAGTGTGTGTGGGAGTGGGAGTGGCAGACAAAAATCACTTGTGGTCTGCAGTGGGAGAAAGTAAGGACACATCACCTCCATATTTAGTCTATCCAATTTCCGAGCTGGAGGGAGTCTGGGTTTTCTGATAGAGGATCATCTCTAAGCCCCCCTCATCCCAACTCCCTCTGTCCTCGGCCTTTCCAAATACCTCCCCCAGCTTTACCTTGAGCTTGAAAGTAGCACTTGCTGTGGACTCCTGGCTGCTGGAGGAGCAGAGATATCACCAAGCAGATGATCCCCCAGCTTCCCAGGACTCCCTTCGCCTGTCCAGACCAGAGCATCATTAGGGTCATTCCTGCAGCACAGCCCTCTCGATCCCTTCTTGGCCTCTGTTCCAGACTACTCTGGTCTTGTctctttggcttttctttgtttttctccttgagtcttagtttctgtctttctcccgtGGGCTCCTGTCTCACACCATCTCCTTGCCCTCTGCTCTCACAGGCTTGGGATGTTTATAAAGTGAGGACCCTGGCCCCCTGCTGAGCAGAGCTGGAAAAGCTGTAACTCTGTTTCCTGAGGTGAGGGCATGAAAACAAGAGGTCTAGCTTTAACAAGCTGTGAGAGCTGATTCATGCCCCGGCACAgcgagggggagggaggtggccaTGGAAGGGGCACTGACTGGGCACTTCCCCAGcaaggaggtgggaggggtaAGGGCCCCCAGGTGGTCCCCACATCTCTTCCCTGACCTGGAGAGGAGGAagcattcccccccacccccaacacacacatacacaccaggGGTGTGTGTGCTGGGATCCTTGCCTGGACCGGAGGGAGGCATTTCCTGGGGATGGCTAATCCTGCGCTCCAGCCAAACCCAGGAGCTGCAGTAGGGTGCGACAGCCAGAGGCTCCGGGAGAGCGAACCGACACCTGGAGTGGAGCATGTTTCTCTCAGACCGTAGGGCAAAGTCTCCCTGAAGTATGCTAGAGATGTGGGTGCTCCTCCGAGATGAGGAGGTGGGTGTCTCTTGCACAAGCCTATCGGGGATGCGCTTTCCATTGCTCGGTACCCCCAAACATATGGCACATGCAAGATCTTCCCTTATCTGGGGACAGTTCTTTTAAAGAGGGACATGTCTAAATACTCTACTGGTATGAGTCACTCCGGTTTCACAGAGGTGCCCCTGTTTCCTCTAAGAACGAGAATTGAGGAGTCCTCGATGTCCTCTTTTGGGTTTCCTGCAGGCTCTGGAGAACCCCAAGATGGGTGATTAAGACTGTAGGTTATAGAGTCAGACTACTTGGATTCAGATCCTGATTCCACttaagagctgtgtgaccttgggcaagctacttcaACTCTCTAGGcccttttccttatctttaaattGGGATAGTAATACTAactcagggttgttgtgaggctttaaatgagatgatgcgTGTAATGCTTTTAGCACTGTCCCTGGCACATGAGCCTCAGGAAATGGTAGCTGCTGTGGTTGGTGCTAAAGCTCAGATAAAATGGGGAGACATTCCTTTGTTTAAATGGTATTGAGCAGCTCTGCACAGCTGAGGACTTCTGTCGGGGGCTGCTATCTCCTATCACAGACTTCTGCCCTTTGTGCATTCGTGCTCCATGTCACCCTTACTACCTCTGGTTTGAGAAAAAAGTGTTGGGGGTAAACCCACTTTTCCTAGGTCAGTCGGTACCCTCACTTCTGCCCTGGGAGAAGGTATCAGTTTCTCATCCTTCCAGGTAACATCAGGACCCCTGCTTTTCTCATTAGGATTGTGATCCATTTCTTCCCATCCCCGCTCATGTGAACTCTCAAGTTCTCCTATTTGACCACTCTAATGCCAGCCATCTCTTTGGTACTAATGACACCTTTCGCTTTGCCATACTCCAAAGACCTTTTTCTAGCTGTTCCTTTCCTGTCTGGAGGGCCACTTTGaccttctgtttttccttctaagTCTCCAGTCCATTTTACTGCAAGAGTCATTCCCTGTCACCCAGTGGATCAGATACAACTACTTCTGGCTGACCTTTTTAGAGGgccaccctgcctctctcctcttcatTCAGAAACAACTTTGTCTGTCCACCTCAGACTCCCTATCTGTCCTCTTCCAAGTAATGGCTTAAGTGGATGGAGATGCCAACTATATGTACCACATGTTCACCCTAGTCAGGTCTGATACCTTTTCTATTTCAGAGGAGtgccaagagaaaaaagaaaattcatggtTGAAGCTGGGTGCCTTGATGTAGGCTGGTGTGTGGGAAACATGACCCTGGACTGCTCTCTTGGCTGGAGCAGGTGGATTAGGAGTCTTTTCTAGCACAAGGGCCCAGAAATCTTGTCAGTGGTCAGTAGCTCTGCTGCTACCTTTCTGGGGAAGGGGGGCCCTGCTGATACCCTGGAAATCTGGGGCACAGAAAGCCTTTTGCTCCTGCAACCTGGAGCCGACCCAGTAGGGGGCAGACACGACTGGGGAGCTAGGAAGCTTGAAGGTGGTGATGATGCCGGCAGGCAAAGGGGGCCCAGTAGggattggtgtgtgtgtgaggtaaTGGGGACAGAAGTGGGGGCCGCCTATAATGAAGATGAGGTAGGCATATGGGCAGGAGTAGGGGGCTTCTTTCTAGAAAGAAAGCCGGGGGCTGAGTCAGGATCCTTCTCAcagaatttgggggaggggggcgtgtcGGGGAGGTGTTGGTTGAATCCACTTGCATTCCTGTTGGTGTGCACGTTCTTGTGTGCGTCTCTATAGCTGCTTGGGCCCCGAGGCCACGCTTGTGGTTGCTGTGTGTATGCTTATGTGTAGAAGAGGTCAGTGGTTAGGGCTCAACTCTGATTACTGGGGCCGCGGCCGTTGGGAACGCCAgttgcggggagggggggcgcgcGGCCAGTAGGGGGTGATTGGCGCGCGCGCGCGGGGACAGAAAAAACATCCGCCGGAGGCCCGGCCGGGCGGCGCTCCAGCAGTGCCCAGCAGGCAGGTGCGCGAGGCGAGGAAGTGAGCGCATTCCGGCCCCCCGGCCGCCGGCCCTCCGGTGAGTCACCGCCGACCCCTGCTGCCCGCTGCCGGATAGGAGGGACTGGCCCTGGCCGCAGAGGGGAGATTTGGGTGGCTGGAGCCCctgagggtggtggtggggggaaccCCTTCAGGGTTACCGTAGCGCTGGGGAGAGTTAAGGGAGGAAGGGTCCTGTGGGGTCGAGGTCCTGGTTTCACCCCAGGCGCGAAACCCCTAATAGACACTGAATACAGAGCCCGTGACTGaatggaggcaggcagggagcctCCCTTGGGAGAATCTTGGGGCAGGGAGAAGGCCCCAGAGAGCTCgtgtgggaagggaaaggggccCTGGGCAAAACAGCAAGTGGGTGATActgtctggggaggggaggagtgtgGGGCTGTGGAGTGAGAGCGCGGTGGACTGGAGTGCTGGAGGATCACAGCGCCAGTGTAGGCCTTGGCGAGCCAGAGCCTGTAGATGAAAGGAGACTTCATATCAGGTAGGAAGGTGGAAATGGCCAGACCCCAGACATAAGGTCTGCCTAGAGGCCTGTGTGCTCGGAGAGTGGAAGGTAGGTTTAGGGGGTGGTGGGACTTAAGGTTAGGTAGGTACCCTGTAGCCAAGTCATTAAAGGCTTTGAATGCTGGGGTGAGGAATTTGGATTTGGCCTTGCAGGTGGCAATGACAGCCTCTGAGCAAGAAGAGTAGTGACTGACTTAAAGGCAAGGTTATCTGTGTGTAACATTACTGCCTCCCATTCCATCTTTGCTGAAGAATTAGGCATGGATATGCTAAATTTTATAGTCATTTAACACTGTGTAACTGCATTTATCAAACGATTAagtgttggatttttaaaaatagtaaagttGAAAAATCTGATTCAATATTTGATTTAAAACCCAAAGTTGAGGCTATCAAGTTTAGTTACATGGCATTGTCGTGCTTTTGTGCCCCTTTTTCTCGCAGTGACCTGAGTGAATTCTGTTTCTAGTGCCTCAGTTTTGTATCAGCACAATCCTTCTAGTTTTCCCCTCCTTCATcttatggtctttatttttaaccttaaCTTTCTTCTGTGCAGCCATTTAAACTGCCCTATAACCCAAACCAAGTAAAACATTTCTTGGAGTGGGGCACTGGGCTACAGTATACAAATAACCCAGctttacatatgtattatattattatcttcTGTGCACATGTATGTAACTGTGGAGTTTCTGTGTTTAGCCTGTGgctgataaaaagagagagaaagctaaaTCTGTTTTATTCACAATAGTATTTATATAACAGTACTTATTAGTCTGATTTCTAAAATCAACTCTATGATGCTATTTGTCTCAGAAACTGACGCTCATTCTATCGTATCAtgatctttatatttattttatcttgggCTGAAGGCAATTCCAAGAATTaggattttaataatttattttaaagatctttaaaTCCTGCAGTTGCCTTTGGCCCCAAACAAGAAAATCTGGgtcagttaattttaaaaaaagaaaatgatttgctATATTGGGCCCTGCTGCTTTCTCCTGTGCTGTTTCAGTCCCAGCCCTACCTTATTCCCAGTGGCTTTTGCCTTCATTCCTTCTTTGCTCTGCGGGGCATCTTTAGAGGAAAACTTCACACCAACTTCCTCTACCAtaaattctctcccttccttcaatTCTACACTTCTCTTTGCCAATGTACACCACTActtcttcattgattttttttttttttttttaaacctacagCCCTTTCTGGCTCTTTTCCATCTTTAACACTCTCTTGTTgaaatcttctctttttcctcctttctgtttgGTAAGaccttagatttttaaaagattggattttatttattatttattctgcatgatctgtcttccttcctcttctctcacctTTTTCTGATTGGGGGCTGTTTGTAAACCCTGTTATGCTTGCTTTAACCAACCCTTCAACCTTCCCCTTGTGATTAAGCATTCTTCCTCTAGGTACAGCAGAAAACGCTTATGTTTCCACTCTTTTTCCTATAAGGAAAAAAGGTTTTCAAATTTACATCGACTTCAGCCTCTTCTTCCAACATTTTGCATCCAGCAGCATGACGTGGTCAATTGTAAAGTCCGTTGAGTGACTCCACTTAAGCTTGATGTTGTGCTAGGCACTGAATAGTGAATTTCACAATCCTGGCACCAGTTTCCTCAGCAATTGCCAACAATAGATGTTACCACATGCGTGCGTGTGAATTCTCTCGTGTATATGCTAAAATGCACAGATAGTATAACAAGTCAGTATGTGTGTATGACTATATGTTCAGGATATTACATTATAATCAAGGTAAGTGCATTTTGGGGTAGAAGATGAGGATGGGTAAGTTGATAGCTAGGATAGAAGGCTAACAGACATCATTCTTTGGTATTCTGTATTCAGATGAGAAAGATGAGTGGAGCCATTCCTATACAGATGAGATCACACGAAGGAGGCTGAGTTTCAGGAGTTCTGAGAGATGACAAGTAAGGGTTTGGTGAATGGCAGGAGGATGGGATAGAGGGGCCAGAGTCCAAGAACATTCCTATACTCAGCTCGGTACTCTCTCTGGCAGAGAATAGAAAAGATTGTCTGGTTGTAGTAGTGGTTTCAACTATGATCAAGATTGCATTAATAACCTATATTGAAGTTTTCTACCTTGTCTCTGTGCCATTTGAACCATTCTTAacaagttcttatttttttttctccttacgaACTATTACGTTCATGATAGCCCCTACCACCAATAATTAGCCCCTAGCTAACCACCATTAATTTTGACTAAATTACCTGGCTACTTATAAATTTTCATTGTTCCTGCCTGCTCTACAATCTATTTATGGCAgtagtgacttttaaaattctatttatgactcacttttatttataaattgctCTCTTAAAATTATAGACGCAAAACTAGATACTTAGAAGGCATCTAGTTCTTTGTTGTCTCTGAAAGATGATCAAGTTGATCTTTGCTTTCTTTATATTGAATAAAATGGGTTACTTCCTCCTGCAGTCAGAGGCCACCCCTTCTGTTATCTGGCTCTAGGTACTAGAGGCTTGTTAAGCTGAAATCTGGCTTCTTATAGCATCTCATTTTCCCCCTTAGTTCTGCTCTTTGAAATGATATGGAAGAAATCGACTTGTTTTTCAGTGCGGCAGCTCTTTAAAGATTTGAAAAGCGTTTGTTTTTTGTTAGCTATTTGTTTAAGCTTTTTTCTTTAGCACTgtctaatagaactttctgtgatgatagaaatgttctctACCTGTCTTGGCTAATcagtagccactagtcacatgtggcttttgagcacttgaaatatggctagtgtgaggaatggaattttaaatgttaatttttttttttttttaacgtttatttacttttgagacagagagagacagagcatgaaggggggagggtcagagagagagaaggagacacagaatctgaaacaggctccaggctctgagctgtcagcacgagcccgacgcggggctcgaactcactagctgtgagatcatgacctgagctgaagtccgatgcttaaccgactgagccacccaggtgcccctggaattttaaattttaattaatttaaatgtaaatagccatATGAGGTGAGTGGCTGTTGTGTTAGTACAGCTCTAAACTCAGAGTTAGTATGTTGTCATATGGCTGTCTTTTGGCTACTCCATAAATCTTATGGTCATttcaaaaaatggtaaaaatgtgtGTAAATGGGCTCTTGGTCTGCCTAAAGGCCAGTCTTCTATGTTGTCACAGCTGAGAAACAACACAAACCCAAAGCCTTGATGAGTAATGTCAGTTTTTATTGAAGGGGTAAAAGATGAAGGTTAGAATCTCATCTCTCATATACCAAAAGCAATGCTTAAGAAAAaatttctcagggcgcctgggtggcttagttgattaagcgtccaactcttgatttcagctcaggtcacaatctcacagtttgtgagatcaagccctgccctgcgtcaggctctgttgctgacagcacagtgtggaacctgcttgggattctttccctcttcccctctgtctgcccctcccctgctcgtgcttgctcgctctcaaataaacattaaaaaaaagggggggaggggggagaaatcTGCATTTAATCTCTTCCCCAAAGAGAAAGAGTCCCTGAAGTCCCTCTCCCTCAAGTGGCTAAcaaatctctcccttctcttttcccttctttccccaaaata
It contains:
- the LOC123593565 gene encoding prostate-associated microseminoprotein, which gives rise to MTLMMLWSGQAKGVLGSWGIICLVISLLLQQPGVHSKCYFQAQAPCHYEGKYFTLGESWLRKDCFHCTCLHPVGVGCCDTSQHPIDFPAGCEVRQEAGTCQFSLVQKSDPRLPCKGGGPDPEWGSANTPAPGAPAPHSN